One window from the genome of Candidatus Methanoperedens sp. encodes:
- a CDS encoding multicopper oxidase family protein — protein MNKKLIITLMLLTAAAFLELPAVFASQNDQQMDTMMNQNMMDRGRNLIQDGATFALEANPIVKSINGSTVRMYGYNGQIPGPLIKVKQGSSIYVNFTNNLDIETTVHWHGLRLENRFDGVPVVTQEPVKPGESFLYKLDFPDEGIYWYHPHIRDDIGQEMGLYGNILVEPAHHMSGSVDKEAALFLDDIKFMNGDIYPFNRNYTDFTLTGRLGDIMLINGEADYQLNVRKGEVVRFYLTDSANTRTFNFSIENTKMKLIGGDSGRYEKETFVDSVVLSVGERYIVDVLFDKPGTFRILNNIPEQNNTVKTYVLGTVKVSDDASFNMGSTSFSILKKNYDVIGDIAPFKKYRSIAPDYKLDLTIDILDEELARELENMMMAVEPIEWDEDEDMAMMNSMSTSENVKWIIKGNVSGEEKPNYQVNAGDIKKIRIFNDPTSMHPMQHPIHLHGQRFLVLAQDGKSNDNLVWKDTLLVPAGSTIDILVEFTNPGEWLMHCHIPEHAEAGMIASFTVSP, from the coding sequence ATGAATAAAAAATTGATAATTACGCTAATGTTATTAACAGCAGCAGCTTTTCTGGAGTTACCAGCGGTTTTCGCGTCTCAAAATGACCAACAGATGGATACCATGATGAATCAAAATATGATGGATAGGGGCCGCAACCTTATCCAAGATGGTGCAACCTTTGCACTTGAGGCAAATCCAATTGTAAAAAGTATTAATGGCAGCACTGTTCGCATGTACGGCTACAACGGTCAGATACCTGGACCCCTGATAAAGGTTAAGCAGGGCAGCAGCATCTATGTTAATTTTACAAATAACCTTGATATAGAGACTACTGTCCACTGGCACGGCTTGAGGCTGGAGAACAGGTTTGACGGGGTTCCCGTCGTTACGCAAGAACCTGTCAAGCCAGGAGAAAGCTTTCTCTACAAGTTAGATTTCCCCGATGAGGGCATCTACTGGTATCATCCTCATATAAGAGATGATATAGGTCAGGAGATGGGACTTTACGGGAATATACTTGTTGAACCTGCCCACCACATGAGCGGTTCAGTGGATAAAGAGGCGGCTCTGTTTCTCGATGATATCAAATTTATGAATGGCGATATCTACCCTTTTAACAGAAATTACACAGATTTCACTCTGACAGGACGATTAGGGGATATCATGCTGATCAATGGAGAGGCGGATTATCAACTGAATGTGAGAAAGGGCGAAGTTGTGCGGTTCTATCTTACAGATTCAGCAAATACGAGAACATTTAATTTCTCAATCGAAAACACCAAGATGAAATTAATCGGAGGAGATTCAGGAAGATATGAAAAAGAAACTTTTGTGGACTCTGTAGTACTCAGCGTCGGAGAGCGGTACATTGTAGACGTTCTCTTTGATAAGCCTGGCACGTTCCGGATTCTTAATAACATTCCAGAACAGAATAACACGGTGAAGACATACGTACTTGGCACAGTGAAGGTCTCTGATGATGCATCTTTCAATATGGGATCAACAAGTTTCTCGATCCTTAAGAAAAATTACGATGTGATCGGCGATATAGCACCGTTCAAAAAATATCGTTCCATAGCGCCGGATTATAAGCTTGATCTCACTATTGATATCCTCGACGAAGAGCTTGCAAGGGAACTTGAAAACATGATGATGGCTGTTGAGCCAATAGAGTGGGACGAGGATGAAGATATGGCTATGATGAACAGCATGTCAACAAGCGAGAATGTGAAATGGATTATCAAGGGCAATGTTAGTGGGGAAGAGAAACCCAACTACCAGGTAAATGCCGGCGACATAAAGAAGATCAGGATATTCAACGATCCAACATCGATGCATCCCATGCAGCATCCTATACACCTGCACGGACAGCGCTTCCTTGTTCTGGCACAGGATGGAAAATCCAATGATAATTTAGTGTGGAAGGATACTCTCCTCGTGCCTGCAGGAAGTACCATAGACATTCTCGTTGAATTCACCAACCCGGGAGAATGGTTGATGCACTGCCACATACCAGAACATGCGGAGGCAGGCATGATCGCATCCTTTACTGTGAGTCCATAA